A single region of the Salipaludibacillus sp. LMS25 genome encodes:
- a CDS encoding CHY zinc finger protein, with protein MTQRQVVKGRTIDDETRCVHYHTKKDRIAIKFKCCMTYYPCIECHRETAGHPVIRWEPNDFKEMAILCGSCWNELTIDRYVYGKANCPFCHASFNSLCSNHYHHYFALNPPKT; from the coding sequence ATGACACAGCGTCAGGTAGTGAAAGGGAGAACGATAGATGATGAAACACGATGCGTTCATTATCATACAAAGAAAGATAGAATAGCGATTAAATTTAAATGTTGCATGACGTATTATCCTTGTATAGAGTGTCATCGAGAAACAGCTGGCCATCCTGTGATCCGTTGGGAGCCGAATGATTTTAAGGAAATGGCGATTTTGTGTGGGAGTTGCTGGAACGAACTGACTATTGACCGGTATGTATATGGGAAAGCGAATTGTCCTTTCTGTCACGCGTCATTTAATTCGCTGTGTTCAAACCATTACCATCACTACTTTGCCCTAAATCCTCCTAAAACCTAA
- a CDS encoding acyl-CoA thioesterase — translation MKGKTCRDSKVIKTGRVFPQDTNNHHTLFGGKLMRDIDDVASISAARHSRTECVTASTDSVDFLSPIRPTDSVCLESHVTWTGTSSMEVFVKVIAEDLLTGKRTLAATSFLTFVALNNKGTPAEVPKVVPETKEEIYLHETAPARIQRRKERRKQSKELATILSELKPWDNPSS, via the coding sequence ATGAAAGGAAAAACATGTCGTGATTCAAAAGTAATTAAAACTGGGAGAGTTTTCCCACAGGATACGAACAACCATCATACCCTTTTTGGCGGTAAATTGATGAGGGATATTGATGATGTGGCTTCTATATCTGCCGCGCGCCATTCTCGTACAGAATGTGTGACAGCCTCTACAGATTCTGTTGACTTTTTATCGCCTATTCGACCGACTGACTCTGTTTGTCTCGAATCTCATGTCACGTGGACGGGGACAAGTTCTATGGAAGTCTTTGTTAAAGTCATCGCTGAAGATCTTCTAACTGGCAAGCGCACATTAGCTGCAACTAGCTTCTTAACGTTTGTGGCTTTAAATAACAAAGGGACCCCAGCGGAAGTACCTAAAGTCGTTCCAGAAACAAAAGAAGAAATTTATTTACATGAAACTGCTCCTGCCAGAATTCAGCGTCGAAAAGAAAGAAGGAAGCAAAGCAAAGAGCTAGCGACAATCTTATCAGAATTAAAACCTTGGGATAACCCCTCTAGTTGA
- the modB gene encoding molybdate ABC transporter permease subunit, with protein sequence MAIQQFLTPVIISIQVILVASILSFVAALLAAWFMKNRSFKGRSLIETMMMLPLVLPPTVVGFGLLVIFGAQSWFGQAFEWLFSIRIVFSYWAAVIAAAVVAFPLIYQTLINAFESVDRELEQAAKQMGANEKQLFMYVTFPLAWRSVVTGYMLGFARGLGEFGATIMFAGNIPGQTQTMPTAIYSAVQTGQTELAYYWVAALILFSFGLLSLVLRLRANG encoded by the coding sequence ATGGCTATTCAACAATTTCTAACACCGGTTATAATATCCATTCAGGTCATTTTAGTTGCAAGCATCCTCTCCTTCGTTGCGGCGTTATTAGCTGCATGGTTTATGAAGAATAGATCATTCAAAGGGCGGAGCCTTATTGAAACAATGATGATGCTGCCACTTGTCCTTCCCCCAACAGTAGTAGGTTTTGGGTTGCTTGTGATTTTCGGGGCGCAAAGTTGGTTCGGACAAGCGTTTGAATGGTTATTTTCCATAAGAATTGTTTTTTCATACTGGGCCGCTGTTATCGCTGCCGCTGTAGTAGCCTTCCCACTAATCTACCAGACGCTAATCAATGCTTTTGAAAGTGTGGATAGAGAATTGGAACAGGCAGCAAAACAAATGGGGGCTAATGAAAAACAGCTGTTCATGTATGTCACATTTCCTCTTGCCTGGCGATCAGTCGTTACAGGCTATATGTTGGGTTTTGCTAGAGGTCTAGGGGAATTTGGAGCGACAATCATGTTTGCTGGCAATATACCAGGACAGACTCAAACGATGCCAACAGCCATTTATTCGGCAGTGCAAACTGGTCAAACGGAGCTTGCATATTATTGGGTGGCGGCACTTATACTTTTTTCGTTTGGATTACTTAGTCTTGTGTTGCGTTTAAGAGCAAACGGGTGA
- the modA gene encoding molybdate ABC transporter substrate-binding protein, which produces MLKEVLAVVCLSSIILSLSGCHVDEEKVDIYVLTAASMTEVMEEIKQLYERDHAGVTIVPSYGSSGQLKDQIIQGAPAHLYFSAATTWMEALDAEGVVQEYDALLENELVLVIGNHVETDITTLEELVADDIASVAIGDPGLVPAGNYAMQVLEEGELYEALLDKLIFASNVREVLTYIETGNADAGLVYKTDAYSADNLEIVTVVKGHDPILYPVGLLEGAAETTEVRAFYEWLRREEALAIFESYGFGVR; this is translated from the coding sequence GTGTTAAAGGAAGTGTTGGCGGTAGTCTGTCTTTCAAGTATAATTCTTAGTTTGAGTGGCTGTCATGTTGACGAAGAGAAGGTAGATATTTATGTGTTGACAGCGGCAAGTATGACAGAGGTCATGGAAGAAATAAAGCAGCTATATGAACGAGACCACGCTGGTGTAACCATTGTTCCATCTTACGGAAGTTCAGGTCAGTTAAAAGATCAAATAATTCAAGGAGCTCCGGCGCATCTGTACTTTTCAGCTGCAACCACATGGATGGAGGCGTTAGATGCGGAAGGTGTTGTCCAAGAGTATGATGCTTTATTAGAAAATGAGCTTGTTCTGGTCATAGGAAATCATGTAGAGACTGATATTACGACACTAGAAGAGTTAGTCGCTGATGACATTGCTAGTGTGGCAATTGGCGATCCTGGACTAGTGCCTGCTGGGAATTATGCGATGCAAGTGTTGGAAGAGGGAGAATTATATGAAGCTCTTTTAGATAAACTCATTTTTGCCTCAAATGTGAGAGAAGTGCTGACCTACATTGAAACAGGGAACGCAGATGCGGGCCTTGTGTATAAGACAGATGCCTATTCAGCGGATAATCTAGAGATCGTAACAGTAGTGAAAGGACATGATCCCATATTATACCCAGTTGGATTGCTTGAAGGAGCTGCTGAAACAACAGAAGTACGGGCCTTTTATGAGTGGCTTCGAAGAGAAGAAGCACTCGCTATATTTGAATCATATGGATTTGGTGTACGTTAG
- a CDS encoding transglutaminase-like domain-containing protein has translation MQTGRSLFMLILNVAIGGVLVGCSQSVDTHGSNDNDILLEINDDLIERQEQHEEGDIWLMEYAHEIGFSLDAPAIEGTEVNTTLEVKGYIEEADQLNDDHIYLQIAYEDEFAENIPNVFYSFIPLEEGHFSDEVTLHHGKGEYNVRLHVPSRDESENESYYAVTSFNVVNKDNKIAREVEYTRFGTKQEVELAFPEVGLSEEAGSVYVSGTVPTDYTGDMVFVHVEQGSQNERVMLPVKDGEFSGDIPLYFGEGMHLIKVQTMGDDELYYDAATFYVTNKADVAYTHTTHFNQYVERGVTIDKPALTTELAHSGLTYSISGEIDETVPGADDITHVIVTTLKEEDGEELEAGYVLPVEDYSFSGEIYFRFGEGAYDVIINVPERDQQDQSMFYYSGVMKVSHEVSDIEDKRSLLPSRGIESDNPVIIEKATTIAKGIEDEREIAEAVYEFVATHVSYDVDKMERDTFDIGDSAVKTLETGTGVCQDYAFLTVALLRGIGMEANYIEGDAGLRHAWVEVKVDGEWLTMDPTWGAGYVVDGEFNEHYRLDYFDPDPSVFAETHTRGGILY, from the coding sequence ATGCAGACAGGACGCTCTTTGTTTATGCTTATTCTCAATGTTGCCATAGGGGGCGTGTTAGTTGGCTGTTCTCAGTCAGTAGATACACATGGGAGCAATGATAATGACATTCTACTAGAGATTAACGACGACTTAATAGAGCGTCAGGAGCAGCATGAAGAAGGCGATATATGGCTGATGGAGTATGCCCATGAAATTGGGTTTTCCCTGGATGCCCCTGCAATAGAAGGAACTGAAGTGAATACAACTTTAGAAGTAAAGGGATATATTGAAGAAGCAGATCAATTAAATGATGATCATATTTATCTGCAAATTGCTTATGAAGATGAATTTGCAGAAAATATCCCGAATGTTTTTTATTCATTTATACCGTTAGAAGAAGGGCATTTTTCCGATGAAGTGACACTCCATCATGGTAAAGGAGAATATAATGTCCGTCTTCATGTGCCAAGTCGTGATGAAAGTGAGAACGAATCATACTATGCAGTCACGTCATTTAACGTCGTAAATAAGGATAATAAGATTGCTAGAGAAGTAGAGTATACACGATTTGGAACGAAACAAGAGGTAGAGTTAGCCTTTCCGGAAGTGGGCTTAAGCGAGGAAGCGGGATCAGTCTACGTCTCTGGAACAGTTCCGACAGACTATACAGGTGACATGGTTTTTGTCCATGTGGAGCAAGGCTCTCAAAACGAGCGTGTTATGCTTCCTGTTAAAGACGGGGAATTTTCAGGTGATATTCCACTTTACTTCGGTGAGGGGATGCATTTAATTAAAGTACAGACGATGGGGGACGATGAGCTTTATTATGATGCGGCTACATTTTATGTGACTAATAAAGCTGATGTGGCATACACTCACACGACACATTTTAATCAGTACGTGGAACGCGGGGTGACAATAGACAAACCGGCACTGACGACTGAGTTAGCTCATAGCGGATTAACTTACTCTATTAGCGGAGAGATTGATGAGACGGTTCCTGGGGCAGATGACATTACTCATGTTATTGTAACAACGTTAAAAGAGGAAGATGGAGAGGAGCTAGAAGCGGGTTATGTCCTACCTGTTGAGGACTACAGCTTTTCTGGAGAGATCTACTTTCGTTTTGGCGAAGGGGCATACGACGTGATTATAAATGTCCCTGAACGTGATCAACAAGACCAATCTATGTTTTATTATAGTGGTGTTATGAAAGTTTCCCATGAGGTCAGTGACATAGAAGATAAGCGTAGTCTCTTGCCTTCGAGGGGAATTGAGTCAGACAATCCGGTCATTATCGAAAAAGCGACTACCATTGCAAAGGGTATTGAGGATGAACGAGAAATAGCTGAAGCTGTCTATGAGTTTGTGGCCACACATGTGAGCTATGATGTTGACAAGATGGAGCGAGATACGTTCGATATTGGGGACAGTGCCGTCAAAACGTTAGAAACGGGAACAGGAGTATGTCAAGATTACGCTTTTCTAACGGTTGCTTTATTACGAGGGATTGGCATGGAAGCGAATTATATTGAGGGGGATGCAGGTCTGCGGCATGCGTGGGTCGAAGTGAAGGTGGATGGCGAATGGCTGACTATGGATCCTACTTGGGGCGCCGGCTATGTCGTTGATGGCGAATTTAATGAGCACTACCGATTAGATTACTTTGATCCTGACCCTAGTGTATTTGCTGAGACACATACGCGGGGAGGCATTTTATATTAG
- a CDS encoding LysM peptidoglycan-binding domain-containing protein, with protein MNQDLQLISRTRKDRITSAREIAKKRKKFKRNGRVLAGTMAAGVLLSGIKGAEVTATERTYNVQQGDTLYSLAQRYQVTIEQLKNINGLTSDMIYAGSLLTVPGEHVTRGKAINIKKGDTLYSIARRYGLTVEDLQLANSLKSDRINEGEKLIVPGKSSSGATTWVTEYKIKRGDTLFSLAKKYGTTVNELKNNNGLSSDKIYVGQTIFVPESEETESEATVPEKPEPPKETTVHIVQSGDTLFSLAKKYGMTVDEIKKLNYLASHNIYVGQKLTLTGTHEVEKPAEQVTKAIYTIAPGETLWSVAQRLNLTVDEIKALNGMKNDYVIIGQEIVIESSDLVKATAIVTGAVDKASVEFKVNGEAKVLTVPFNTTDMFEQIAGQEVTIIYQEKRRPALVSIEN; from the coding sequence ATGAACCAGGACTTGCAGCTTATTAGCCGGACTAGGAAAGATCGGATTACGTCAGCACGGGAAATAGCTAAGAAAAGGAAAAAGTTTAAGAGGAATGGCCGTGTACTTGCTGGCACAATGGCGGCTGGCGTGTTGTTAAGTGGTATAAAAGGGGCGGAAGTGACAGCGACTGAACGGACATATAACGTCCAACAGGGGGATACGCTATACAGTCTTGCACAACGCTACCAAGTGACGATAGAGCAATTAAAAAATATAAATGGTCTTACGTCAGATATGATTTATGCAGGTTCATTATTAACGGTACCAGGGGAGCATGTTACTAGAGGGAAAGCCATTAACATTAAAAAAGGGGATACATTATATAGCATTGCTCGTCGTTATGGTTTAACTGTCGAGGACTTACAATTAGCTAATAGCCTTAAATCAGATCGCATTAATGAGGGGGAAAAGCTGATTGTACCAGGGAAAAGTAGCTCTGGGGCGACTACATGGGTGACAGAGTACAAGATTAAACGAGGCGATACGTTGTTTTCGCTTGCAAAAAAGTATGGTACAACTGTCAATGAACTCAAAAATAATAATGGATTATCCTCTGATAAAATTTACGTAGGGCAAACTATTTTCGTGCCAGAAAGTGAAGAGACAGAAAGTGAAGCGACGGTTCCTGAAAAGCCGGAACCACCGAAGGAAACGACTGTACATATTGTCCAATCCGGGGATACGTTATTCAGCCTAGCGAAAAAGTATGGCATGACAGTGGATGAGATAAAGAAGCTTAATTATTTGGCATCTCATAATATTTATGTAGGTCAAAAATTGACATTAACAGGTACTCATGAAGTAGAAAAGCCAGCGGAACAAGTTACGAAAGCGATCTATACCATTGCACCAGGAGAAACACTATGGAGTGTGGCTCAACGATTAAATTTAACAGTCGATGAGATTAAGGCGTTGAATGGTATGAAAAATGACTATGTTATCATTGGACAGGAAATTGTGATTGAAAGCTCAGATCTTGTGAAGGCAACTGCTATTGTAACAGGAGCTGTTGATAAAGCGTCAGTAGAATTTAAAGTGAATGGGGAAGCAAAAGTTCTGACAGTACCATTCAATACGACTGATATGTTTGAACAAATAGCTGGGCAAGAAGTGACAATTATTTATCAAGAAAAGCGTCGACCTGCACTTGTATCAATAGAAAACTAA
- a CDS encoding DUF4870 domain-containing protein has protein sequence MSAQQWNSSTGITNNIGGLLAYSLTFITGIIFIIIEKENKFIRFHAMQSIMTFVPLYIITAYGGLIPYAGLFISFFTGMSMLVFWILGMIKAYKGDIYKFPIVGNIAAKQLD, from the coding sequence ATGTCAGCACAACAGTGGAATTCTTCTACAGGCATTACTAATAATATCGGCGGTTTACTAGCTTATTCACTCACTTTCATAACAGGTATTATTTTCATTATCATTGAAAAGGAAAATAAATTCATTCGCTTTCACGCTATGCAATCAATCATGACGTTCGTCCCGTTATATATTATCACGGCCTATGGCGGCTTAATACCTTATGCCGGACTTTTCATCAGTTTTTTCACAGGGATGTCTATGCTTGTTTTTTGGATCCTCGGAATGATTAAAGCCTATAAAGGGGACATTTACAAGTTTCCTATTGTGGGAAATATAGCTGCTAAACAGCTTGACTAG
- a CDS encoding lysylphosphatidylglycerol synthase transmembrane domain-containing protein has product MKRLLIIVFIIGICLFLFSSFEWRNWWEALRHVSVPGLLVLVFLQFLSFYLMAFQWKLLLKPHCRITIKELLKLLFICAFIEGITPSAKLGSEAFKGAYFKKHYGVSFTRAMVLITIQKSISFIAFFPLLFLALYMVFTQLKQYVTYVTTSVANSIFIMIMSLAVLTGAGIWLWRVVLKKRLKETVLKELTLGIEIKKVLIQGGLSIVIWLLFPLKGAILAAALSFNLSLLDITAIVVISYGVALIPLTPGGIGTFEVTMVTGMTGLGIPLEVAGTFAVLFRFITFWTGAGAGAIVSICSVNPLQVQRIKRKTG; this is encoded by the coding sequence GTGAAACGCCTTTTAATAATCGTGTTTATCATTGGGATATGCCTCTTTCTGTTTTCTTCTTTTGAGTGGCGTAATTGGTGGGAAGCCCTTCGACATGTATCTGTACCTGGTTTACTAGTTCTCGTGTTTCTTCAATTTTTAAGTTTTTATTTAATGGCGTTTCAATGGAAGCTGCTCTTAAAACCACATTGTCGTATCACAATTAAGGAGCTACTTAAGCTACTTTTTATATGTGCTTTTATTGAGGGGATTACGCCTTCAGCTAAATTGGGAAGTGAAGCTTTTAAAGGTGCCTACTTCAAAAAGCATTATGGGGTGTCTTTTACAAGAGCCATGGTCCTTATTACCATACAAAAGAGCATTAGCTTCATAGCTTTTTTTCCATTGCTTTTCTTAGCTCTATATATGGTTTTCACGCAATTAAAGCAGTATGTTACATATGTAACAACTTCTGTAGCTAACAGTATTTTCATTATGATCATGAGCTTGGCAGTTTTAACCGGGGCGGGAATATGGCTGTGGAGAGTCGTACTGAAAAAGCGATTAAAGGAAACGGTACTAAAGGAATTAACTCTAGGAATAGAAATTAAAAAGGTGTTAATACAAGGAGGCCTCTCCATCGTTATTTGGCTTTTATTTCCGTTAAAGGGGGCTATTTTGGCGGCCGCATTATCTTTTAATCTGTCGCTTCTTGATATAACAGCGATTGTCGTTATTTCGTATGGAGTCGCTCTAATTCCCCTTACGCCGGGAGGTATTGGCACGTTTGAGGTGACGATGGTGACAGGTATGACGGGTTTAGGAATTCCCTTGGAAGTAGCAGGGACATTTGCTGTCCTCTTTCGTTTTATTACTTTCTGGACCGGAGCAGGTGCTGGAGCAATCGTAAGTATCTGTTCGGTAAATCCTTTACAAGTACAAAGGATAAAAAGGAAGACTGGGTAG
- a CDS encoding cyclopropane-fatty-acyl-phospholipid synthase family protein, whose amino-acid sequence MSFITYCTKLCEQACCTIPPCAYVVGLYYQSVVEKEIALCQMNIHDRVLCIGGGATPFSACLFAAKTGAQVTVIDKEPSVIAQAARFVKLMHLEDRVTVLHQNGLDVCPTHFSVIHLAMQVTPLHMIKDYLHASMANTARLIIRKPKAHVKQCYSVLEENEYGKATAAVTHSGKMIAASILFVKQMQNEYLA is encoded by the coding sequence ATGTCATTTATAACGTATTGTACGAAGTTATGTGAGCAAGCGTGTTGTACGATACCCCCGTGTGCGTATGTTGTTGGTTTGTATTATCAGTCAGTCGTTGAGAAAGAAATTGCCCTTTGTCAAATGAACATACATGATCGTGTATTATGTATTGGTGGAGGAGCAACACCATTCTCTGCATGTTTATTTGCTGCCAAAACAGGTGCACAGGTGACGGTTATAGATAAAGAGCCTTCGGTCATTGCTCAAGCAGCTAGGTTTGTAAAGCTTATGCATCTTGAGGATCGTGTAACAGTCTTACATCAAAATGGTTTAGATGTCTGTCCGACACATTTTTCAGTGATTCATCTCGCTATGCAAGTGACACCGCTACATATGATAAAGGATTATCTGCATGCTTCTATGGCCAATACAGCTAGACTGATCATTCGTAAACCTAAAGCTCACGTGAAACAATGCTATTCAGTTCTGGAAGAAAATGAGTACGGGAAAGCCACAGCGGCTGTTACCCATTCAGGTAAAATGATTGCGGCATCAATCCTTTTTGTGAAGCAAATGCAGAATGAGTATTTAGCGTGA
- a CDS encoding ferrous iron transporter B, whose product MNCHSDRHQVSKHSSSRNRVLLMGNPNVGKSVIFSTLTKKRAMTANYSGTTVTAMEGNLVHVKESATLVDVPGIYSLTAISEAEQAAVTLLDEGADLILCVLDATNLERNLQLALMIKQRQIPVIFMLNMMDVAERKGIHIKVSVLESLLGAPVIPTVAVKRSGFARLLTEINRTLRKGDDIDRDVDQTLTPESIVSHVQTISDYRPTRLDLLEKWTIQPHTGIPLAIMIILLAMGCVVGIGKVVRSVIFLPLLNHYYIPFVEWLVSLVVSQDSVIHSVLVGEFGVLIKGVEWPFTLILPYVFLFYIVLSFLEDCGYLPRLGILIDGLLRRFGLQGHSIIPISMGYGCAVPAIVGTRTATSLKERLIISSLVSLAVPCIAQTGAFIALLGDHSFLLLLAVFLLSFMIMFISGSILNRTLEGTLDPVLIEVPNLLVPNLHTMWNKIMLRTKHFMVEAEIPMVIGILIAALTIETGALSYVSFLIEPLVVNWLGLPAEASVALILGVVRRELAVLPLLGMDLTLGQMFVGSVVALLYIPCMSVFFVLVKEFKLKWAVSISGATILLAFLVGGIIHFLISAAQHFLAGGGY is encoded by the coding sequence GTGAACTGTCATTCTGATCGTCATCAAGTAAGTAAACACTCATCTTCTCGGAATAGAGTGTTGTTAATGGGCAATCCAAACGTGGGGAAAAGTGTTATTTTTTCCACTTTGACAAAAAAGAGAGCCATGACAGCTAATTATTCTGGGACGACGGTCACAGCTATGGAGGGGAATCTTGTCCATGTTAAAGAATCTGCCACCCTTGTCGATGTGCCAGGTATTTATTCCTTAACGGCCATATCTGAAGCAGAACAGGCAGCCGTCACACTATTAGATGAGGGGGCAGACCTCATTTTATGTGTCCTTGATGCTACAAACTTGGAGCGTAATTTGCAATTAGCTTTAATGATAAAACAACGACAAATACCTGTCATTTTTATGCTCAATATGATGGATGTTGCCGAACGTAAGGGGATCCACATAAAAGTGTCAGTATTAGAAAGTCTGTTAGGAGCGCCAGTTATACCGACTGTAGCTGTTAAAAGAAGCGGATTCGCCCGATTGCTGACAGAAATTAATCGAACGTTACGTAAGGGTGATGACATTGATCGCGATGTTGATCAAACGTTAACCCCTGAAAGCATTGTAAGTCATGTCCAGACAATTAGTGATTATCGCCCAACGAGGCTTGATTTGTTGGAAAAGTGGACGATCCAGCCTCATACAGGAATTCCTTTAGCAATTATGATTATTCTTCTGGCTATGGGGTGTGTGGTAGGTATAGGGAAAGTCGTAAGAAGCGTTATTTTTTTGCCTTTATTAAATCATTATTACATTCCATTCGTAGAGTGGCTCGTGTCGTTAGTAGTTAGTCAAGATTCTGTCATCCATTCAGTCTTAGTGGGGGAATTTGGTGTCCTGATTAAAGGAGTTGAATGGCCTTTTACATTAATTTTACCGTATGTTTTTTTATTTTATATCGTCCTCTCTTTTTTAGAAGATTGCGGATATCTACCACGCTTAGGTATTTTAATTGATGGGTTACTTCGACGATTTGGACTACAGGGACATAGCATTATTCCTATATCAATGGGGTATGGGTGCGCCGTACCTGCTATTGTAGGTACGCGAACAGCAACGAGTTTAAAAGAACGACTTATTATCTCATCATTGGTGAGCCTGGCTGTTCCTTGTATAGCTCAGACAGGGGCATTTATTGCGCTATTAGGGGATCATTCTTTTCTTTTATTGTTAGCTGTATTTTTATTGTCATTTATGATTATGTTTATAAGCGGCTCCATTCTAAATCGAACGCTGGAGGGCACGCTAGATCCTGTTTTGATCGAGGTACCTAATCTGCTTGTGCCTAATTTGCATACGATGTGGAATAAAATCATGTTGCGGACGAAACATTTCATGGTTGAAGCAGAAATTCCCATGGTCATCGGTATATTAATTGCGGCATTAACAATTGAAACAGGTGCCCTGTCATACGTGAGTTTTCTCATTGAACCTCTCGTTGTGAATTGGCTAGGACTGCCTGCTGAAGCCAGTGTTGCCTTAATTCTTGGCGTCGTAAGGAGAGAGCTGGCCGTTCTTCCGCTATTAGGTATGGATTTAACATTAGGGCAAATGTTTGTAGGCTCAGTGGTTGCTCTTCTCTATATCCCTTGCATGAGTGTCTTTTTTGTTTTAGTGAAAGAATTTAAGCTGAAATGGGCAGTGTCTATTTCAGGAGCTACTATTTTACTTGCGTTTTTAGTGGGAGGAATAATTCATTTTCTCATATCAGCGGCACAACACTTTTTGGCAGGAGGTGGCTACTAA
- a CDS encoding FeoA family protein: MVEENLCTILPAVICKIVSVPDLPMLSCLGVHIGTKLTVVVKNRWKGPVVIKLTGKREIAIDYHVASQIIVEEVEQRELSF, translated from the coding sequence GTGGTTGAAGAGAATTTGTGCACCATTCTTCCGGCTGTAATATGTAAAATAGTCAGTGTTCCTGATTTACCGATGTTGTCGTGTCTTGGTGTTCATATAGGGACAAAGCTGACTGTCGTCGTTAAAAATCGCTGGAAGGGACCCGTGGTCATTAAACTGACTGGTAAAAGGGAGATTGCGATCGATTATCACGTGGCCTCGCAAATCATCGTGGAAGAGGTGGAGCAACGTGAACTGTCATTCTGA
- a CDS encoding H-type small acid-soluble spore protein encodes METQRVKEIIEAPTMINVSYKGIPVYIESLDDSSRTAVVFPLDEMDHLQEVDIDGLVEEGP; translated from the coding sequence ATGGAGACACAACGTGTAAAAGAAATTATCGAAGCACCAACTATGATTAATGTGAGTTATAAAGGAATTCCAGTCTATATTGAATCACTTGATGACAGCAGCCGGACAGCCGTTGTCTTTCCTCTAGATGAAATGGATCACCTGCAGGAAGTAGACATTGATGGCCTTGTTGAAGAAGGGCCTTAA
- a CDS encoding small acid-soluble spore protein H, whose translation MDKQRAEEIAHSPDMKHVTYNGTPIYIQHVNDATNTARIYSLDNPENEFDVQVTSLIEQKEHH comes from the coding sequence ATGGATAAACAACGGGCAGAGGAAATTGCTCACTCTCCAGACATGAAACATGTGACTTACAATGGCACTCCCATCTATATTCAGCACGTTAATGACGCAACTAACACAGCTCGCATCTATTCACTCGATAATCCAGAGAATGAATTCGACGTGCAAGTTACTAGCTTGATCGAACAAAAAGAACATCACTAG
- a CDS encoding ABC transporter ATP-binding protein, producing the protein MDRLFADNITVGYGEEPIIKDLDMYIPDEKITTIIGPNGCGKSTLLKALTRIIPHASGSVILDGQHISKENTKNLAKKMAILPQTPESASGLTVGELVSYGRFPYQRGLGRLTKHDRDVIDWALDVTRTETFKYRPVDALSGGQRQRVWIAMALAQETEMIFLDEPTTYLDMAHQLEVLELLEKLNRSEKRTIIMVLHDLNQAARFADHIIAMKDGHILSSGHCEDVICADVLKKVFHIDAVIGRDPRTHKPMCMTYHLLKGETQQHEKNVHSIRTVAAHS; encoded by the coding sequence ATGGACCGTCTATTTGCAGACAACATCACGGTGGGATATGGTGAAGAGCCGATTATTAAAGATTTAGACATGTATATACCAGATGAGAAGATCACAACAATTATAGGCCCAAACGGTTGTGGGAAATCTACATTGTTAAAAGCACTTACACGGATCATCCCCCATGCTTCAGGGTCTGTTATCCTTGATGGCCAACACATTTCTAAAGAGAATACCAAAAACTTAGCGAAAAAAATGGCTATTCTCCCGCAAACACCTGAAAGCGCCAGTGGTCTGACAGTTGGTGAACTCGTTTCTTATGGCAGATTCCCCTATCAACGTGGATTGGGACGCCTTACGAAACACGATCGCGACGTGATTGACTGGGCTCTTGACGTGACGAGAACTGAGACGTTTAAGTACCGTCCTGTGGATGCCTTATCTGGCGGCCAGCGTCAACGCGTATGGATTGCCATGGCTCTTGCACAAGAGACAGAAATGATCTTTCTTGATGAGCCAACAACCTACTTAGACATGGCGCACCAGTTAGAAGTATTAGAATTACTAGAAAAATTAAATCGCTCGGAAAAGCGGACGATTATTATGGTCCTTCATGATTTAAACCAAGCAGCCCGATTCGCTGACCATATTATCGCGATGAAAGACGGCCATATTTTATCTTCTGGTCACTGCGAAGATGTGATTTGTGCGGACGTCCTAAAGAAAGTATTTCATATTGATGCCGTTATCGGTCGTGACCCTCGTACCCACAAGCCGATGTGTATGACCTATCACTTACTTAAAGGAGAGACTCAACAGCATGAAAAAAATGTTCATTCCATTCGCACTGTCGCTGCTCATTCTTAA